In Mucilaginibacter sp. KACC 22063, the genomic stretch GGTAGGAGGCTTCCTCGATACCGGCAATAATGTTTGCGAAAAAATTTTGGTTGATTTTCGGAACTACCACCCCAAGTGTTTTTGTTTGCCCCCTTCGCAAGTTGGATGCAAGAGAATTACGTTGATAATTCATCTCCTCCGCTGTTTTAATAATCAGCTTTTTGGTGGCTTCGTTAACATAGTTGCTATTGTTTAAAGCACGTGATACGGAAGAGGGGGTGACATTCAGCTTTTTAGCAATGTCATAAATGGTAGTTCTCTTTTTTTCTTTCATCGTTAAAAAACAAAAATGGTAAAAATAAATCTCAACAATCGATTGCAGTTTTAAAAATAAAGTTAACTTCGTTGTGTAGACCTAATTTTAATAAAATCATCGCGTAAGTATGTTGCTGTTAGGCATAGACATTGGTACATCGTCGGTAAAGGTTTCTGTAATTGATGCAGAAACTCAAAAATCGATTGCATCTTCACAATACCCGGATCAGGAATCGCCCATCAAATCATTAGAGGTTGGCTGGGCAGAGCAATCGCCGCAAATGTGGTGGGAGCAAGCCCAAAAAGCTATTTTGCTTTGTAATCAAACAAAAAAATATAACCCTTCGGATATAGCAGCAATTGGTATTGCTTATCAAATGCATGGTTTGGTGTTGGTTGATAAAGATCAGCAGTTGCTTCGCGATAGTATTATCTGGTGCGATAGCCGTGCTGTTCCTTATGGAAACAAGGCTTTCGATGCTATTGGACACGATCGCTGCCTGGAGCATCTGCTAAATTCACCGGGAAATTTTACGGCGTCAAAACTGGCTTGGGTAAAAGCCAATGAGCCGGAGATTTACGATAAGATTGACAAGATCATGTTACCCGGCGATTTTATTGCCATGAAACTGACGGGTGAAATAACAACATCGGTATCTGCTTTATCAGAAGGTGTGTTTTATGATTTTATAACAGATGATATTTCTGAAGATGTGGTCAATTATTTCGGGTTTGAAAAGCGATTCTTTCCTGAAATACGCCCTGTTTTTTCGGAACACGGAAAAACACAACCTGAAATATCAGCGCAATTAGGTCTGAAGGCAGGTATTCCTGTTGCGTTTAAGGCAGGCGATCAGCCTAATAATGCATTGTCGCTAAATGTGCTTAAACCCGGCGAGGTTGCCGCAACAGCCGGAACATCGGGTGTGATCTATGGCGTAAGCGATAGCCTGACTTATGATCCGCAGTCGAGAGTAAACACATTTGCCCACGTTAACTATGCACCAGATGATAAGCACCTGGGCGTGTTACTTTGTATCAATGGTACCGGAAGTTTAAACCGCTGGGCTAAAAATCTTTTCGGTGCATCGTACAGCTACAAAGAAATGAACGACATGGCGGCCTCCATCCGCCCGGGCAGTAATGGCCTGCGTGTATTACCATTTGGCAATGGTGCCGAACGTATGCTTAACAATCAACTGGTAGGCGTTCATTTCCAAAATATCGATCTTAACTTACATACACAGGCACATATTTTCAGGGCGGTGCAGGAAGGTATTGCTTCTGCCTTTAGATACGGACTTGATATTATGCGCGAAAATGGCATGTCGCCTTCTATTATCCGCGCGGGTAAAGCCAACCTGTTTTTGAGCGATGTATTCGCGCAAAGCTTTGTAAACCTTACAGGCGTGCCGGTTGAATTATATGACAACGACGGCAGTGTTGGCGCCGCATTAGGTGCCGGCATTGGTGCAGCATTCTTTAAAGCACCGGCAGAAGCATTTGCCAACGCCAAACCTATTCAGCTGATTGAACCAAACGGCAATCTGGAATATGTTTATGAAGAATGGAAGGCATTGTTAGAGAAACAACTCGTTGTAGAACAATTAATCTAAATCATTAGCAGTTATAAGTAAAGCTCAATTATCAAACAAATACTATGTCGAATATTATTACAGGGGAAAAAGAATTTTTCAAAGGAATAGGCGCTATAGCCTATGAAGGCCCGCAAAGTGACAATCCGTTAGCATACCGCTGGTATGACGAAAATAAAGTGGTAGCAGGTAAAACCATGAAAGAGCATCTGCGCTTTGCAGTGGCTTACTGGCATTCGTTCTGCGGTAATGGCGCCGATCCGTTTGGCGGCCCTACGCATATTTTTCCATGGGATACAAAAAGTGATGCTGTAGAGCGTGCTAAGGATAAAATGGATGCTGCGTTCGAGTTTTTTACCAAACTTGGTTTGCCATATTATTGCTTCCATGATGTGGATGTTGTTGATTACGGTAACGATATTAATGAAAACGACCGTCGCCTGCAGGCAATGGTTGATTATGCTAAACAAAAGCAAGCTGCCAGCGGCGTGAAATTACTTTGGGGTACCGCTAACCTATTCTCGCACCGCCGTTACATGAATGGCGCTTCTACCAATCCTGATTTCCATGTATTGGCACATGGTGCTGCACAGGTTAAAGCGGCATTGGATGCAACAATTGCATTAGGTGGCGAAAATTATGTGTTCTGGGGTGGCCGTGAAGGCTATATGAGTCTGCTGAATACCAACATGAAACGCGAGCAGGAACACCTGGCTAAATTTTTACATGCATCAAAAGATTATGCGCGTAAACAAGGCTTTAAAGGTACTTTCTTTATTGAGCCTAAACCATGCGAGCCAACCAAGCACCAGTATGATTATGATGCGGCTACCGTACTCGGCTTTTTGCAGAAGTACGACCTGCTGAACGATTTCAAACTGAACCTGGAAGTAAACCATGCTACTTTGGCAGGGCATACCTTTCAGCACGAGTTGCAGGTAGCTGCTGATGCCGGTTTATTAGGCTCCATTGATGCTAACCGTGGCGATGCACAAAACGGCTGGGATACAGACCAGTTTCCTAATAACCTGGAAGAGGTTGCAGAATACATGCTGATCATTCTTGAGGCTGGTGGTTTCCAGGGTGGTGGTATCAATTTCGATGCGAAAATCCGTCGTAACTCAACTGATCCGGCTGACTTATTCTATGCACATATTGGAGGTGTAGATATGTTTGCCCGCGCACTTGTTATTGCTGACAACATCCTGCAAAAGTCTGATTATAAAAAGATTCGTACCGACAGATATGCTTCTTTCGATAGCGGTAAAGGTAAAGAATTTGAAGAAGGCAAACTATCGCTTGAAGATCTGCGCAGCTACGCCATTGAAAACGGCGAACCGGCAACTATAAGCGGTAAGCAGGAATATCTTGAAAACCTGATCAATCGTTACATATAATCAGCGATACTGGTTGTCATATAAAAGGCTCTCGGTTAGGTTATATGCCTAATGGAGAGCCTTTTCTCATATAAAGGGAATCTATAGATAGATCGGCCAGTTATTAATCATTAACTGTAATTAAGATATTTCCCGTTACGTGTACCGTATTACCATTGCTTGAGCTGTGTTGAAGAAATTCGCGGATTTGCCTGCTGGTGCATTCCAATTCGGCAATTTTTGACAGTACAGGGTGCTGGTCTCCCTTATCTGATTCCATCATGTGCAGTAACTGGCAATTATGATGGCGTATCTTTTCGTTATAGAAGGTTTTAATCAATGATTCTGCGTCGGCCGGTTTAAAATCTCCGTGTATCAGATTAAATTCTTTCGTAGTTTTCATTTCCATACTGGGTTAGTACAGTAGCCGGAAGTATACCAGCTACTGGTCAGTGTTCATCTTGTTAGTTTTCAGTAGTATGTTGATTATTTAAGTGCAGTAACTCAGTTTCCCGAGATCTGTAGCACGGCATCAAGTGTAACTGCATGTTTGAGCTGCTTAATTTGCTGCAAAGCATTATTTCGTTCGTTCTGTAGCTCAATTATTCTCCGCTCACGCATTTTTATATCCTCTTCATTAAGCGTATCGCTGATTTTATTTTCGTGAAACTGAATTTTGTTTTTAAAAAGCTGGTTCAGTAGTTCAGAAGCATCTTTGGCTTCAAAGCTTCCTTTAATTAGTTGTATATTCATTTCCTTTTTATGTTATTGACCTTGTCCTAATGAGTAAGCTGCTTTACCGTCAAACTGGTAAAGGTTTTCCGTTTTAATTACATCCACGTTTTTATGATGCGCCAGTTCCTGTAGTTTGATAACCTCTTCTTTAGAAGGGACAGAACCGCCATCGGCTGAGAAACGGCAACGCCAGTGATCTGTACAGAAGGTTTCTTTAAAGCCTTCGGGCCATACCTTAATGCCACGGTTCGAGATCATGGTCAGCTGTAAGTGCTCGGTTTTCAAGTCGTTCAACAACTGGCCCAGTTCGTTAGCATCATGGCCCTGCCAGTGCACAAAAATATCTACGCCCTGCAATGCCTTTTCAGCTGGTTTTTTGCGCTGGTAGGCAGGTAAGCTGATCTGGCTTTTTTGCTCATATTTAACGGCTTTCAGTTGCGACGGTACCTGCCCTAAGCGCTCAATGATAGCTTCAGCAAATTCGCTGGTACTTACCTTTTGCTTGCTTACGCCCTCGCGGTAAATGTCATAGGTATGGATACCATCCTCAAGCGTTTTTAACCAGGCATTGTGTATCTTCTCAGCAACATGGCTTTGGCCAATGTGGTTAAGCATCATGATAGCGCCGTGCAACAGGCCCGAAGGATTGGCTTTATTCTGTCCGGCAATGCGTGGGGCTGACCCGTGTATGGCCTCGAACATAGCATATTCTTCACCAATATTTGCCGAACCGGCAAGGCCTACAGAACCTGCTATCTGCGCCGCCACGTCTGATAATACGTCGCCGTAAAGGTTAAGAGTTACAATCACGTCGAATATCTCGGGGGTATCGGCCATCTTAGCTGCTCCTATATCAATGATCCAGTGTTCTTTTACAATGTCTGGATATTCTTCGCCAATTTCGTCAAACACCTTATGGAACAGCCCGTCGGTCTGCTTCATGATATTGTCTTTAGTAAAGCAGGTTACTTTTTTACGGCCATTTGCCTTAGCGTACTCGAAAGCATAACGGATGATTTTTTCACACCCTGGCCTGCTTACCAGTTTCAGGCATTGGATTACCTCGTCGGTTTGCTGATGCTCTATACCTGCGTATAGGTCTTCTTCATTCTCGCGGATGATCACCATATCAAGGTTGGGGTGCTTGGTAGGAACAAAAGGATACAGGCTGCTGCAAGGCCTTACATTAGCAAAAAGGCCAAGCATTTTACGGGTAGTCACATTTAAACTTTTGTAACCGCCGCCTTGTGGCGTGGTGATTGGCGCTTTGAGAAATATCTTGTTGCGGCGGATGTTATCCCATGATTCTTTGGCAATGCCCGAAGTATTGCCCGAAAGGTAAACCTGTTCACCTACCTCAATTTCTTCAATTTCAATTTGGGCGCCAGCCGCCATGATGATGTTAAGCGTGGCATCCATAATTTCCGGACCGATACCGTCCCCTTTTGCTACAGTAATTTTTTTCATGCTTATCAATTTTGTTGCGACAAACATATGGCGCGCTTTTCATTTATTTTTATTTATACTTGCTATACAATCCATAAACTTTTTTTATGAATTATACCCTTCATCAGCTTCAGGTTTTTGTAAAAGTGGTTCAAACGCAAAGTGTTACTAAAGCAGCCGAGGAGCTATTTTTAACACAGCCGGGTGTGTCTATACAGATGCGTAATTTTCAGGAACAGTTTGATATACCGCTTACCGAAGTAATTGGCAGGCAGCTTTATGTAACTGAGTTTGGGAAAGAAATAGCGACACTCGCTGTAGAGATCCTGGATAAAGTGCATGCGATAGACTATCGTACCGCTGCTTTCAAAGGCATACTTTCGGGCAGGTTGAAAATATCCAGCGCTTCTACCGGTAAGTACGTAATGCCTTATTTCCTTTCAGACTTTTTAAAGGTCCACCCTGGTGTGGACCTGACAATAGACGTGAACAACAAATCAAAAGTGATACAAAGCCTCGAGGACAATGAGGTAGATTTCGGGCTGGTATCCGTATTACCTGACAAGTTGAAGGTTGATGAGGAGTTACTGGTAGTCAACAAGCTATACCTGGTAGGTAATAAGGACCATGTACCGAAAACAAAAAAGGAAACAAAGGATATCTTTAACCAATTGCCGATGATCTACCGCGAAGAAGGATCGGCAACACGATTAATTATGGAAGGCTTTTTTGAGCGTACTAAAATTATCGTGAAGAAAAAAATGCAGCTTACCTCTAACGAGGCTGTGAAACAGGCTGTTATAGCAGGTTTAGGGTATTCTATTATGCCGCTGATTGGTATACGCAATGAAATTCAGAACGGCGAACTGCAGATCGTACCCGTTTCGGGCTTTCCCATTAGGTCTGAATGGCGGCTGATCTGGCTCAAAAACAAAAAGCTTTCCCCATTGGCTTTACATTACCTGGATTATGTAAGAACCAATAAATCAGATATTATTCAAAAAAGTTTTTCCTGGATAGAGAATTTTTAAGAGCCGATGCTACTATAGTTGAACCAAAGTTAGGTAGTTGTTTTCTACCTCCCCGACAAGAATCCCACCGTTTTAGGTTCTTTAATTTCTACGGCAAAGCCTTCTAAATAAAGCTGGTCGTCTGTGTATTTAACGCGCAGGGTGCTTTCGTCTACCTTAAAGTTCTGCGGTTTCAGCTTTTCGTTAATATGGTCGGTTACGGCGCGTGTTTCAAAGCTTTTGGTGGTGCGCAGGCTGTCGTCTATAGCTTCAAGGGTAACGCCTTCAACCTTGTATGAAAATCCTATAATGTTTTTCTCGCTCATGTTGTATCTAATATTACTTGCAGCAAGGTATTATTATTCTGCCAGTTTTACGTTGTTACGCCAGGCATAAAAGTAATCCGTTTATAACCCTGCGGTCAAACTATTTGTATACCCGGCGGGTTAATGCTGTAACTATAAATTATGGCATCAGGTTTTTTTGCAGTACTGGATGATATCGCCTTTTTGATGGATGACGTTGCTGTGGCAACCAAAGTGGCAACACGTAAAACCGCCGGTATTTTAGGCGATGACCTGGCCGTTAATGCCGAAAAGGCTACCGGTTTCCTGTCAGACAGGGAACTGCCCGTGTTATGGTCAATCACCAAAGGCTCGCTGCTTAATAAACTGATCATTGTGCCTATCGCGTTGCTGCTTAATGCATTGTTCCCGGCGGCAATTAAATTCATACTCATTTTAGGCGGCATCTATCTGGCTTACGAGGGTGCCGAAAAAATATTCGAATTTCTCTTCCATCGCAAACACCCGAAAGAAGCTGATA encodes the following:
- the xylA gene encoding xylose isomerase, translated to MSNIITGEKEFFKGIGAIAYEGPQSDNPLAYRWYDENKVVAGKTMKEHLRFAVAYWHSFCGNGADPFGGPTHIFPWDTKSDAVERAKDKMDAAFEFFTKLGLPYYCFHDVDVVDYGNDINENDRRLQAMVDYAKQKQAASGVKLLWGTANLFSHRRYMNGASTNPDFHVLAHGAAQVKAALDATIALGGENYVFWGGREGYMSLLNTNMKREQEHLAKFLHASKDYARKQGFKGTFFIEPKPCEPTKHQYDYDAATVLGFLQKYDLLNDFKLNLEVNHATLAGHTFQHELQVAADAGLLGSIDANRGDAQNGWDTDQFPNNLEEVAEYMLIILEAGGFQGGGINFDAKIRRNSTDPADLFYAHIGGVDMFARALVIADNILQKSDYKKIRTDRYASFDSGKGKEFEEGKLSLEDLRSYAIENGEPATISGKQEYLENLINRYI
- a CDS encoding xylulokinase codes for the protein MLLLGIDIGTSSVKVSVIDAETQKSIASSQYPDQESPIKSLEVGWAEQSPQMWWEQAQKAILLCNQTKKYNPSDIAAIGIAYQMHGLVLVDKDQQLLRDSIIWCDSRAVPYGNKAFDAIGHDRCLEHLLNSPGNFTASKLAWVKANEPEIYDKIDKIMLPGDFIAMKLTGEITTSVSALSEGVFYDFITDDISEDVVNYFGFEKRFFPEIRPVFSEHGKTQPEISAQLGLKAGIPVAFKAGDQPNNALSLNVLKPGEVAATAGTSGVIYGVSDSLTYDPQSRVNTFAHVNYAPDDKHLGVLLCINGTGSLNRWAKNLFGASYSYKEMNDMAASIRPGSNGLRVLPFGNGAERMLNNQLVGVHFQNIDLNLHTQAHIFRAVQEGIASAFRYGLDIMRENGMSPSIIRAGKANLFLSDVFAQSFVNLTGVPVELYDNDGSVGAALGAGIGAAFFKAPAEAFANAKPIQLIEPNGNLEYVYEEWKALLEKQLVVEQLI
- a CDS encoding LysR family transcriptional regulator: MNYTLHQLQVFVKVVQTQSVTKAAEELFLTQPGVSIQMRNFQEQFDIPLTEVIGRQLYVTEFGKEIATLAVEILDKVHAIDYRTAAFKGILSGRLKISSASTGKYVMPYFLSDFLKVHPGVDLTIDVNNKSKVIQSLEDNEVDFGLVSVLPDKLKVDEELLVVNKLYLVGNKDHVPKTKKETKDIFNQLPMIYREEGSATRLIMEGFFERTKIIVKKKMQLTSNEAVKQAVIAGLGYSIMPLIGIRNEIQNGELQIVPVSGFPIRSEWRLIWLKNKKLSPLALHYLDYVRTNKSDIIQKSFSWIENF
- a CDS encoding NADP-dependent isocitrate dehydrogenase; amino-acid sequence: MKKITVAKGDGIGPEIMDATLNIIMAAGAQIEIEEIEVGEQVYLSGNTSGIAKESWDNIRRNKIFLKAPITTPQGGGYKSLNVTTRKMLGLFANVRPCSSLYPFVPTKHPNLDMVIIRENEEDLYAGIEHQQTDEVIQCLKLVSRPGCEKIIRYAFEYAKANGRKKVTCFTKDNIMKQTDGLFHKVFDEIGEEYPDIVKEHWIIDIGAAKMADTPEIFDVIVTLNLYGDVLSDVAAQIAGSVGLAGSANIGEEYAMFEAIHGSAPRIAGQNKANPSGLLHGAIMMLNHIGQSHVAEKIHNAWLKTLEDGIHTYDIYREGVSKQKVSTSEFAEAIIERLGQVPSQLKAVKYEQKSQISLPAYQRKKPAEKALQGVDIFVHWQGHDANELGQLLNDLKTEHLQLTMISNRGIKVWPEGFKETFCTDHWRCRFSADGGSVPSKEEVIKLQELAHHKNVDVIKTENLYQFDGKAAYSLGQGQ